In Francisella hispaniensis FSC454, a genomic segment contains:
- the rimM gene encoding ribosome maturation factor RimM (Essential for efficient processing of 16S rRNA) has product MSQNFVEIAKVGATYKIDGELNLYPLASSIETLLSYGDWYIQLPATNLWQQLKGESVLKRADKVYIKLANINDAETAKKYVNALIGVPKQALPQLAEDEVYFKDLIGCSVKNINNDSFGVIVDIIETGANEVLVCKKESSEYLIPYIKQYIISEDLDSKKIVVDWEYDY; this is encoded by the coding sequence ATGTCACAAAATTTTGTGGAAATAGCTAAAGTCGGTGCTACATATAAGATTGATGGCGAGCTTAATTTATATCCTTTAGCAAGTTCAATAGAAACACTTTTAAGTTATGGCGATTGGTATATCCAATTGCCTGCGACTAATCTTTGGCAACAGCTCAAAGGTGAAAGTGTACTAAAGAGGGCTGATAAAGTTTATATTAAACTTGCTAACATTAACGATGCTGAGACTGCTAAAAAATATGTAAATGCACTTATTGGCGTGCCAAAGCAAGCATTGCCACAGCTAGCAGAGGATGAAGTATATTTTAAAGATTTAATTGGTTGTAGTGTCAAAAATATTAACAATGATTCATTTGGTGTTATTGTAGATATTATTGAAACCGGTGCTAATGAAGTTCTAGTTTGTAAGAAAGAATCTTCTGAGTATCTAATTCCTTATATTAAGCAGTATATTATTAGTGAAGATCTTGATTCAAAGAAAATAGTTGTTGATTGGGAATATGATTATTAG
- the rplS gene encoding 50S ribosomal protein L19: MKNKFVELVEKSQLRTDLPEFNPGDSITVNLWIKEGDKQRIQAFKGFVLRKRNRGLHSAFTVRKMSSGMGVERTFQTHSPLIDSIIVEKRADVRRAKLYYMRGLTGKAARIKEKV, from the coding sequence ATGAAAAATAAATTTGTTGAGTTAGTAGAAAAGTCACAATTAAGAACTGATCTTCCAGAATTTAATCCAGGTGATTCTATCACTGTTAATTTATGGATTAAAGAAGGCGATAAGCAAAGAATTCAGGCTTTCAAAGGTTTCGTTCTTAGAAAAAGAAATAGAGGTCTTCATTCTGCTTTCACAGTAAGAAAGATGTCTTCTGGGATGGGTGTTGAAAGAACTTTCCAAACACACTCACCATTAATAGATAGTATTATCGTAGAGAAGAGAGCAGATGTGCGTAGAGCTAAGCTTTACTATATGAGAGGTCTTACTGGTAAGGCTGCTAGAATTAAAGAAAAAGTATAA
- the xerD gene encoding site-specific tyrosine recombinase XerD: MSSAVDAFLDNLWLEHGLSQNTISSYRTDLKLLENYFAKTDLISLDFEQLYAFISYRSKNGYSSRSNARMISTLRKFYAWLISTGQTNNNPTAKLTLPKLAKKLPKDMTETDVERLLHAPDMTEDVGIRDKAMLELMYATGLRVSELVGLNIDDIDINIGVIQVMGKGSKERIVPIGEYALEYLQKYFAEARMSLSKNFKEKAVFISKHTKRITRQSFWHRIKNYALIAGINTDISPHTLRHAFATHLLNHGADLRSVQLLLGHSNVSTTTIYTHISQNRLQEIYQKHHPRG, from the coding sequence GTGTCTTCAGCTGTTGATGCTTTTCTTGATAATCTCTGGCTTGAGCATGGATTAAGCCAAAATACTATTTCATCTTATCGTACTGATCTTAAATTATTAGAAAATTATTTTGCAAAAACTGATTTAATTAGTTTAGATTTTGAGCAGTTATATGCGTTCATTTCATATCGTTCAAAAAATGGTTATAGTAGTCGTTCTAATGCTCGAATGATATCGACATTGCGTAAATTCTATGCTTGGCTTATCTCAACTGGTCAAACTAATAATAATCCTACAGCTAAGCTGACATTACCAAAATTAGCCAAGAAGTTACCTAAAGATATGACAGAAACTGATGTTGAGAGATTGCTTCATGCTCCTGACATGACAGAGGATGTTGGTATTCGCGATAAAGCAATGCTTGAACTGATGTATGCTACTGGTTTGCGTGTAAGTGAATTGGTAGGGCTTAATATCGATGATATCGATATCAATATTGGGGTAATTCAAGTAATGGGTAAGGGCTCGAAAGAGCGTATAGTGCCAATAGGTGAGTATGCGCTGGAGTATTTGCAAAAATATTTTGCTGAAGCTCGCATGAGTTTATCTAAAAATTTTAAAGAGAAAGCAGTTTTTATCAGTAAGCATACAAAAAGAATAACGCGACAGTCCTTTTGGCATCGTATCAAAAACTATGCGCTTATTGCTGGTATAAATACCGATATTTCGCCTCATACCCTAAGGCATGCATTTGCTACTCATTTACTCAATCATGGTGCTGATTTGAGATCGGTACAGTTATTGCTTGGTCATAGTAATGTTTCAACAACAACTATTTATACACATATATCTCAAAATCGCTTACAAGAGATTTATCAAAAACATCATCCAAGAGGGTAA
- a CDS encoding HAD family acid phosphatase: MTQQQVISYYESTAHENEVSLILKKAKKIIQAQQSLQDYAIVLDIDETALNHYYSLKLAGFPQDENHTIWNELLSKSHAYPIKATLDFYLYCLASGLKVFFISARFSQYLESTKQALRNAGYVDFEDVFVFPENIEQYNSKDFKNFKAERRAYIESLGYKILISIGDQSSDLLGGYTLNILQLPNYLYGENSRF, translated from the coding sequence ATGACGCAACAACAAGTTATTAGCTATTATGAGAGTACTGCGCATGAAAATGAGGTTAGTTTAATTCTTAAGAAAGCTAAAAAAATAATCCAAGCACAACAATCACTACAAGATTATGCAATAGTTCTTGATATAGATGAAACAGCACTAAACCATTATTATTCGCTAAAACTAGCTGGTTTTCCACAAGATGAGAATCATACTATTTGGAATGAATTACTCTCAAAATCTCATGCTTATCCAATTAAGGCGACATTAGATTTCTATCTTTACTGTCTTGCTAGTGGGCTTAAAGTATTCTTTATAAGCGCGCGTTTTTCTCAATATTTGGAGTCTACAAAACAGGCTTTACGAAACGCTGGATATGTCGATTTTGAGGATGTGTTTGTATTTCCAGAGAATATTGAGCAATATAATTCAAAGGATTTTAAGAATTTTAAAGCTGAAAGAAGAGCCTATATAGAGTCATTAGGATATAAAATACTTATTTCTATAGGTGATCAATCATCTGATTTATTAGGTGGCTATACACTAAATATTCTACAATTACCAAACTATTTATATGGTGAGAATTCAAGATTTTAG
- the tsaD gene encoding tRNA (adenosine(37)-N6)-threonylcarbamoyltransferase complex transferase subunit TsaD, with protein sequence MIVLGIESSCDETGLAIYDYSKKKLIVDELYSQVKLHKKYGGVVPELASREHIAKLNLLAKKIFKETGLSFEDINCIAYTAMPGLVGALMVGATFAKTLGLIHNIDTIAVHHLEGHLLSPLLDHNSNIEYPFIALLVSGGHTQLFEVKEFGMYSLLGESIDDAAGEAFDKTAKLLGMGYPGGVEVANLADQANDKSKYILPRPMKNKPNLDFSFSGLKTAVLNTWYDEQDQSLENKANLCYAFQEAAIDVLVSKCAKALQKTKNTRLVISGGVSANKLLRQQLDLLARNKGYQIFFPPMKYCTDNGAMIALAGAYRYVNGFKDSNLEVNVKARSSI encoded by the coding sequence ATGATAGTACTTGGTATTGAGAGCTCCTGTGATGAAACAGGTTTAGCGATATATGATTATTCAAAAAAGAAATTGATTGTAGATGAATTATACAGCCAAGTCAAGTTGCATAAGAAGTATGGTGGTGTTGTTCCTGAGCTTGCTTCGCGTGAGCATATCGCTAAGCTTAATCTTTTAGCTAAGAAAATATTCAAAGAAACTGGTCTTAGCTTTGAAGATATTAATTGTATAGCATATACCGCAATGCCTGGTTTAGTTGGGGCATTGATGGTTGGAGCTACATTTGCCAAAACACTAGGCTTAATCCATAATATTGATACAATTGCAGTTCATCATCTTGAGGGACATCTTTTATCACCATTATTGGATCACAATAGTAATATAGAATATCCTTTCATAGCTTTGTTAGTCTCTGGAGGACATACACAACTATTTGAGGTAAAAGAGTTTGGTATGTATAGTCTACTTGGTGAATCAATTGATGATGCAGCAGGTGAGGCATTTGACAAAACAGCTAAGCTTTTAGGCATGGGTTATCCTGGTGGAGTTGAGGTGGCAAATTTAGCTGATCAAGCTAATGATAAGTCTAAGTATATTCTACCAAGGCCGATGAAAAATAAACCTAATTTAGATTTTAGCTTTAGTGGATTAAAAACTGCTGTGCTAAATACATGGTATGATGAACAAGATCAGTCATTAGAGAATAAGGCAAATCTATGCTACGCATTCCAAGAAGCGGCTATAGATGTCTTAGTTTCTAAATGTGCTAAAGCATTACAAAAAACTAAAAATACAAGATTGGTTATTTCAGGCGGAGTTAGTGCAAATAAATTATTGCGTCAACAGTTAGACTTATTGGCTAGAAATAAAGGCTATCAGATATTTTTCCCTCCAATGAAATATTGTACAGATAATGGTGCAATGATTGCTTTAGCAGGAGCATATAGGTATGTAAATGGTTTTAAAGACTCTAATTTAGAGGTTAATGTCAAAGCGAGATCATCAATCTAG
- the trmD gene encoding tRNA (guanosine(37)-N1)-methyltransferase TrmD, producing the protein MKFGIISIFPEMFRAINDFGVTARAIKDSKVSIKYFNPRDYTTDKHASVDDTSFGGGAGMVMKYQPLSEAIEDAKNALGCGTKVVYLSPQGGIFNHKKAQELLQNDSLILLCGRYEGVDERLIQDYVDEEISVGDFVLSGGELPAMLVMDSLIRLLPEVLGNKESVIEDSFYDGLLDYPHYTKPAVLPNGNAVPDVLLSGNHKEIAKWRRKQKLIRTYERRKDLIECLCLSAQDKQILDNYKIDKVSTKGEE; encoded by the coding sequence ATGAAATTCGGAATAATATCAATATTTCCAGAAATGTTTAGAGCAATAAATGATTTTGGAGTTACAGCAAGAGCTATAAAGGACTCTAAGGTGTCTATAAAATACTTTAATCCTCGAGACTATACAACTGATAAGCATGCTAGTGTTGATGATACTAGCTTTGGTGGTGGCGCAGGGATGGTAATGAAGTATCAACCTTTGTCAGAAGCTATTGAAGATGCAAAAAATGCTTTAGGTTGTGGTACAAAAGTAGTATACTTGTCACCTCAGGGTGGTATATTTAATCATAAAAAAGCCCAAGAGCTTTTGCAAAATGATTCATTAATACTGCTGTGTGGTAGATATGAAGGGGTTGATGAGCGCCTAATACAAGATTATGTTGACGAAGAAATTTCAGTTGGCGATTTTGTGTTAAGTGGTGGTGAGCTCCCTGCTATGCTAGTTATGGATAGTCTAATTAGACTATTACCAGAAGTGTTAGGTAATAAAGAATCTGTAATAGAAGATTCTTTTTATGATGGTCTTTTAGACTATCCACATTATACAAAACCAGCTGTTTTACCTAATGGTAATGCAGTACCTGATGTTTTGTTATCTGGTAATCATAAAGAAATAGCTAAATGGAGGCGTAAACAAAAGTTGATAAGGACTTATGAGCGTCGTAAAGATTTAATAGAGTGCCTATGCCTATCTGCACAAGATAAGCAAATTTTAGATAATTATAAAATAGATAAGGTAAGCACAAAAGGAGAAGAATAA
- a CDS encoding lipopolysaccharide assembly protein LapA domain-containing protein — protein sequence MFDMLAKLFWQIFFGILIIVIVILSILNTDKVSFDYIFGTTTLPLIVLMSIAFVLGLLLGSFITKFIQITKTSGSAKK from the coding sequence ATGTTTGATATGTTAGCAAAGCTCTTCTGGCAAATATTCTTTGGGATATTGATAATAGTGATAGTTATATTATCAATATTAAATACTGATAAAGTAAGCTTTGACTATATTTTTGGTACTACTACACTGCCATTAATCGTCTTAATGTCTATAGCTTTTGTTTTAGGGTTATTGCTTGGCTCTTTTATAACTAAGTTTATTCAGATAACTAAAACAAGTGGTAGCGCTAAAAAGTAA
- a CDS encoding acyl-CoA desaturase: MNNNEMIHQTIEKQGSIVWKSVFGLLLLPLVALIAIPWYAMTYGFSTSDYVCLVVFYMLTGVGITMGYHRLWSHKTYKANKIVSYALLLFGTAALQNSVIQWSSDHRKHHKDVDDPIKDPYAATRGFWFSHFGWLLRHSSPDVQEIRGVNDLLKDKALVFQHNHYTVLAILSCFGLPALLGFIFGFLSGHTLTAAWHSALGFLLLGGLLRVILVHHATFCINSLAHTIGKRPYSTKNTARDSWITAIVTGGEGYHNYHHAFAGDYRNGIRWFDLDPSKWFIAGLAKIGWCYDLKTTPKHLIEIAKAKVKLEEALTKKNKTFHLGIEEKYAKLVANVKNMYNAKQEYLKAKKDNVLSKADIKEIKSKYKDLKIEFIQAKKKYNKASTIA; encoded by the coding sequence ATGAATAATAATGAAATGATACACCAAACCATAGAAAAACAAGGTAGCATAGTCTGGAAGAGTGTTTTTGGGTTGCTACTTCTACCATTGGTAGCGCTTATAGCTATTCCTTGGTATGCTATGACTTATGGCTTTTCAACATCAGACTATGTATGTTTAGTAGTCTTCTATATGCTTACTGGTGTTGGTATTACAATGGGTTACCATAGACTGTGGTCACACAAAACATATAAGGCAAACAAAATAGTAAGTTATGCTCTTTTATTATTTGGCACAGCTGCGCTACAAAATAGTGTAATTCAATGGTCTTCAGATCACAGAAAACACCATAAAGATGTTGATGATCCTATCAAAGATCCATATGCTGCTACACGTGGTTTCTGGTTTTCACATTTTGGTTGGTTACTAAGACATAGTAGTCCTGATGTTCAAGAGATCAGAGGTGTAAATGATCTTCTAAAAGATAAGGCACTAGTATTCCAGCATAATCATTACACTGTTTTAGCGATATTATCGTGTTTTGGGTTGCCTGCATTGCTAGGTTTTATATTCGGATTCTTGAGCGGTCATACACTTACGGCTGCTTGGCACAGTGCTTTGGGTTTTTTACTATTAGGCGGTCTACTTAGAGTTATATTGGTTCATCATGCAACTTTTTGTATCAATTCTTTAGCACATACTATTGGTAAAAGACCTTATTCTACAAAAAATACTGCTAGGGATAGCTGGATAACAGCTATAGTAACAGGCGGTGAGGGTTATCATAATTATCATCATGCTTTTGCTGGCGATTATAGAAATGGTATTAGATGGTTTGATTTAGACCCATCTAAGTGGTTTATTGCTGGCTTAGCTAAGATTGGCTGGTGTTATGATCTTAAAACAACACCTAAGCATTTAATTGAAATTGCTAAAGCAAAAGTTAAATTAGAGGAAGCATTAACTAAGAAAAATAAAACTTTCCATCTAGGTATTGAAGAGAAGTATGCTAAGCTTGTTGCAAATGTTAAAAATATGTATAACGCTAAGCAAGAGTACTTGAAAGCTAAGAAAGATAATGTATTGTCTAAAGCTGATATTAAAGAAATTAAATCAAAATATAAAGATTTAAAAATTGAGTTTATCCAAGCTAAGAAAAAATATAATAAAGCTAGTACTATTGCCTAA
- the rpsP gene encoding 30S ribosomal protein S16, with the protein MVVIRMARGGAKKRPFYRIVVADKRSPRDGRFIEKLGFFNPLAKGGEEILKLDVAKAEAWLAKGAQPSDRVASLIKEAKKVA; encoded by the coding sequence ATGGTAGTAATTCGTATGGCTCGTGGTGGAGCTAAAAAGCGTCCTTTCTATAGAATCGTAGTTGCTGATAAAAGAAGTCCAAGAGATGGTAGATTTATTGAGAAATTAGGCTTCTTTAATCCTTTAGCTAAAGGTGGTGAAGAGATATTAAAGCTTGATGTTGCTAAAGCTGAAGCATGGTTAGCAAAAGGTGCGCAACCTTCTGATAGAGTAGCAAGTCTAATCAAAGAAGCTAAGAAAGTTGCTTAA
- the metK gene encoding methionine adenosyltransferase: MSKNYLFTSESVSEGHPDKLADQISDAILDEILKQDKNARVACETLVKTGMALVAGEITTSAWVDIEELVRNVITETGYDNANKGIDGRTCSVINAIGKQSRDIAQGVDRGSLEDLGAGDQGLMFGFATNETPTLMPSAIYYSHLLMRKQAELRKSGKLAWLRPDAKAQVTLAYENDKPKFIDTIVLSTQHNESISQKELHDAVIEEIVKKVIPNELITKNTKYHINPTGVFLIGGPQGDCGLTGRKIIVDTYGGAAHHGGGAFSGKDPSKVDRSGAYMGRYIAKNIVAAGLADKCEVQVAYAIGVAKPVSLMVNTFGTGKITDNQIEKLVAEIFDLRVGKIIENLDLLRPIYRKTSNYGHFGRELPEFTWEKIDKADILKSAARI, translated from the coding sequence ATGTCTAAAAATTACTTATTTACTTCTGAATCTGTATCAGAAGGACATCCAGATAAACTAGCTGACCAAATATCAGACGCAATCCTAGATGAGATTTTAAAACAAGATAAAAATGCTCGTGTAGCATGTGAAACTTTAGTAAAAACTGGCATGGCTTTGGTTGCCGGGGAAATTACAACATCTGCTTGGGTAGATATTGAAGAGCTAGTAAGAAATGTTATTACAGAAACAGGCTATGATAATGCTAACAAAGGTATTGATGGTAGAACTTGCTCTGTAATTAATGCTATTGGCAAGCAATCTAGAGATATTGCTCAAGGCGTAGATCGTGGCTCTCTAGAAGATCTTGGTGCTGGTGACCAAGGATTAATGTTTGGCTTTGCCACAAATGAGACACCAACACTAATGCCATCAGCTATTTACTACTCTCACCTATTGATGAGAAAACAAGCAGAACTTAGAAAATCAGGGAAGCTTGCATGGTTAAGACCAGATGCGAAAGCTCAAGTTACATTAGCTTATGAAAATGACAAACCTAAATTTATTGATACTATAGTATTATCTACACAACATAATGAATCAATCTCTCAAAAAGAGTTACATGATGCTGTGATTGAAGAAATTGTTAAAAAGGTTATTCCTAACGAACTAATTACTAAAAATACTAAATATCATATTAACCCAACAGGTGTATTTTTAATTGGTGGTCCTCAAGGTGATTGTGGCCTTACAGGAAGAAAAATTATTGTTGATACTTATGGCGGTGCTGCTCATCATGGTGGTGGTGCTTTCTCTGGTAAAGACCCTTCTAAAGTTGATCGCTCAGGAGCATATATGGGTAGATATATAGCCAAAAACATTGTCGCTGCTGGTCTAGCTGATAAGTGTGAGGTACAAGTGGCATATGCAATTGGCGTAGCAAAACCAGTTTCACTTATGGTTAATACTTTTGGTACTGGAAAAATTACTGATAACCAAATAGAAAAGCTCGTAGCTGAAATTTTTGATCTCAGAGTTGGTAAAATTATCGAAAATCTTGACCTCCTTAGACCAATTTATCGCAAAACTTCTAACTATGGTCACTTTGGACGTGAATTACCAGAATTTACTTGGGAAAAAATCGATAAAGCCGATATTCTTAAGTCAGCAGCTAGAATATAA
- a CDS encoding 2OG-Fe(II) oxygenase family protein, whose protein sequence is MNILSVDYYADDAAELFTRSLKETGFAVLRTHPIDWNLIQKVYKEWQEFLKSGAADKYIFDVENQDGYFPKDVSEVAKGETVKDIKHFYHLYFPNGRYPTEVSSAAREMFEKMIKLGETLLQWIDDYMDPAVANKLPQRLRDTASYENTLLRILHYPAIQGDEEPGAVRAAAHEDINLITLLPIASSPGLQVLSPFNNQWYDVPCDSESIIVNIGDMLQEMTNGEYIATKHRVVKPEDEKENLDRISTPCFIHPKSDVYLSDKYPRAEIFLNERLKELGLK, encoded by the coding sequence ATGAATATCCTTAGTGTTGATTATTATGCAGATGATGCAGCTGAATTGTTTACTAGATCTTTAAAAGAAACTGGTTTTGCAGTACTTAGAACTCATCCTATTGATTGGAACTTAATTCAAAAAGTTTATAAAGAGTGGCAAGAGTTCTTAAAATCTGGAGCTGCTGATAAGTATATCTTTGATGTTGAGAATCAAGATGGTTATTTCCCTAAAGATGTCTCAGAAGTTGCTAAGGGTGAAACTGTAAAAGATATTAAACATTTTTATCATTTGTACTTTCCAAATGGTAGGTATCCAACAGAGGTTAGTAGTGCAGCTAGAGAAATGTTTGAAAAAATGATCAAGCTTGGTGAAACACTATTACAGTGGATTGATGATTATATGGACCCAGCAGTAGCAAATAAGTTACCGCAAAGATTGAGAGATACAGCATCTTATGAAAATACTTTACTTAGGATATTACACTATCCAGCGATACAAGGTGATGAAGAACCAGGTGCAGTTAGGGCAGCTGCACATGAAGATATTAATCTTATCACCCTATTACCAATAGCATCTTCACCTGGATTACAAGTATTATCACCATTTAATAACCAATGGTATGATGTGCCTTGTGATAGTGAGTCTATAATCGTAAATATTGGTGATATGCTTCAAGAAATGACAAACGGAGAATACATAGCGACTAAGCATAGAGTTGTTAAACCTGAAGATGAAAAAGAAAATCTTGATAGGATTTCAACACCATGTTTCATACATCCTAAATCCGATGTCTATCTGTCTGATAAATATCCAAGAGCGGAGATATTTCTTAACGAAAGACTAAAGGAATTAGGTCTAAAATAA